One genomic region from SAR92 clade bacterium H455 encodes:
- the glmS gene encoding glutamine--fructose-6-phosphate transaminase (isomerizing): MCGIVGAVAERPIVEILIEGLRRLEYRGYDSAGVVVLDQQGNTSCIKREGKVEVLAKAVKEQSPQGTTGIAHTRWATHGVPSERNAHPHQSGNRFSVVHNGIIENHEELRKSLSADGYTFNSDTDTEVIVHLIHKLSAVCPDLRSAVFAATQQLVGAYGMAVVDSQSPGQLVVARSGSPLVIGYGLGEHFVASDQLALLPVTRRFAVLEEGDVARLTKESVSITDASGEPVSRPIKESDITADAGGKAGYKHYMLKEIFEQPEAIRRTLQGRIVDGKVAEDAFGHGSVELFKTIKHVQIVACGTSYNAGMVARYWIEQYVGISCSVEIASEFRYRKSFVHKDSLLVTLSQSGETADTLAALRLAKSLGYSASLTICNVETSSLVRESDLVYLMKAGPEIGVASTKAFTVQLAALLLLSKALCEAKSINQYFCEEAAQALNALPGHMEQAFSLEHSIKALSEQFADKKHALFLGRGDQYPVAMEGALKLKEISYIHAEAYAAGELKHGPLALVDADMPVVVVAPNNELLDKLKSNIEEVRARGSVMYVFADSDDHFESEPGLDVVNMAHANHLIAPILFSIPLQFLSYYVALVKGTDVDQPRNLAKSVTVE, encoded by the coding sequence ATGTGCGGAATTGTAGGTGCGGTCGCAGAGCGGCCGATTGTAGAGATCTTAATTGAAGGCTTAAGGCGCCTGGAGTACCGCGGCTATGATTCTGCGGGTGTAGTGGTGCTCGATCAACAAGGAAACACTTCCTGTATCAAGCGAGAGGGTAAGGTGGAGGTCCTGGCTAAGGCTGTTAAAGAGCAATCGCCTCAAGGCACCACAGGCATTGCTCATACGCGCTGGGCGACTCATGGTGTGCCCTCAGAGCGGAACGCACACCCGCATCAGTCAGGAAATCGTTTTTCAGTGGTGCACAACGGCATTATCGAGAATCATGAGGAACTCCGTAAATCGCTTAGTGCCGATGGCTACACATTCAACTCTGATACAGATACAGAGGTGATTGTGCACTTGATCCATAAGCTATCAGCGGTTTGTCCCGATCTAAGGTCAGCTGTTTTCGCTGCCACTCAGCAGCTGGTAGGAGCCTATGGCATGGCAGTTGTTGATAGTCAGTCACCCGGTCAGTTAGTGGTTGCCCGCTCCGGTAGTCCTTTGGTTATAGGTTACGGCTTAGGCGAGCACTTTGTCGCCTCAGATCAGTTGGCACTATTACCCGTTACCCGTCGTTTTGCGGTGTTGGAGGAAGGCGATGTTGCGCGGTTAACCAAGGAGTCGGTGAGTATTACCGATGCGTCTGGAGAGCCGGTCAGCCGACCCATTAAAGAGTCAGATATTACAGCCGATGCGGGAGGTAAGGCGGGGTATAAGCACTACATGCTTAAAGAGATCTTTGAGCAGCCAGAAGCGATTCGTAGGACCCTTCAAGGTCGAATAGTTGATGGTAAGGTGGCTGAGGATGCCTTTGGGCATGGTTCGGTTGAATTGTTTAAGACAATAAAGCATGTGCAGATTGTCGCCTGTGGTACCAGTTACAATGCGGGCATGGTGGCGCGCTACTGGATTGAGCAGTATGTGGGTATAAGCTGCAGTGTTGAGATTGCTTCGGAGTTTAGATACCGGAAGTCCTTTGTCCACAAAGATTCACTGCTCGTTACACTCTCCCAATCGGGCGAGACTGCCGATACGTTAGCCGCGCTAAGATTGGCTAAATCTTTAGGCTATTCAGCTTCACTAACGATCTGTAATGTCGAAACGTCAAGCCTGGTCAGAGAATCGGACCTAGTTTATCTAATGAAAGCCGGTCCAGAGATTGGCGTGGCCTCAACCAAAGCCTTTACCGTTCAGTTAGCTGCATTATTGTTATTATCAAAAGCTCTGTGTGAAGCCAAATCAATCAATCAATATTTTTGCGAGGAAGCAGCGCAGGCATTAAATGCTTTGCCCGGGCATATGGAGCAGGCGTTTAGTCTGGAGCATTCCATTAAGGCGCTGTCCGAGCAGTTTGCTGATAAGAAACATGCGCTATTTTTAGGGCGTGGCGATCAGTACCCGGTAGCGATGGAGGGGGCTTTAAAACTTAAGGAAATCTCTTATATTCATGCAGAAGCCTATGCCGCAGGTGAGTTAAAGCACGGCCCGCTGGCCTTGGTTGATGCTGACATGCCAGTGGTGGTGGTAGCGCCAAACAATGAGCTGTTGGACAAACTGAAGTCTAACATTGAAGAGGTAAGAGCCCGCGGTTCGGTGATGTATGTGTTTGCCGACAGTGACGATCACTTTGAATCTGAGCCGGGTCTGGATGTAGTGAATATGGCACACGCAAATCATCTCATTGCGCCTATTCTGTTTAGCATTCCGCTACAGTTTCTGTCGTATTATGTGGCGCTGGTGAAGGGGACAGATGTGGATCAGCCAAGAAATTTGGCCAAGTCGGTGACGGTGGAGTAA
- a CDS encoding MarR family EPS-associated transcriptional regulator, protein MTGQEIQLRTLKLLEQNPHLSQRELSAALGVSLGKAHYVLKALVNMGWVKLDNFRRSDHKLGYAYLLTAKGIAEKADITVRFLARKQLEYEALREEIEQLKAEVSGGAGEPGSR, encoded by the coding sequence ATGACCGGCCAGGAAATTCAACTCAGAACGCTCAAGCTACTTGAGCAAAACCCCCACCTGTCTCAGCGGGAACTCTCCGCTGCGCTAGGCGTAAGCCTGGGCAAAGCTCACTACGTTTTGAAAGCGCTGGTCAATATGGGCTGGGTGAAATTAGATAACTTTCGCCGCAGTGACCATAAACTGGGTTATGCCTATCTGCTTACTGCCAAAGGGATTGCCGAAAAGGCTGATATTACGGTGCGATTTCTCGCTCGAAAGCAATTGGAGTATGAGGCACTGCGGGAAGAGATCGAGCAGTTGAAGGCTGAGGTGAGTGGTGGGGCTGGGGAGCCTGGGAGTCGATAA